In Corythoichthys intestinalis isolate RoL2023-P3 chromosome 11, ASM3026506v1, whole genome shotgun sequence, a single genomic region encodes these proteins:
- the LOC130923603 gene encoding thiosulfate sulfurtransferase/rhodanese-like domain-containing protein 2, with amino-acid sequence MSSICSEFQDCEEEKTCSPGNPLKEEKKLCAPLRRLYNLNKRKSFAAFVSSKREPGPEAGGSPSWRCCGLTFTEHATVHRHVARMHAGEIQRVAWAHYERTLSQSRQGEEDDVKPSDESLCVNISAWMPDISHIPEEQLERGPGKVLLYYHYCHVEEPHVVCAWQRALCQRLRLTGKVRVGTEGINGTVGGTRVATEVYVDAMCSHPHFHMVKKDFKTSDGGSECFTELKVGVFKEIVPMGLDPNVLSYRLAGVHLEPEEFHKKVEALMAEGDEHSDTVLLDCRNFYESKIGQFSGCLAPDIRKFSYFPDYVDQNLELFRDKKVLMYCTGGIRCERGSTYLCSKKVCKEVYQLKGGIHKYLERFPDGFYRGKLFVFDERYAISTNNDVIAVCRYCGRPWDRYQLCTTRFCRQLVLSCTACRSEGRSACCLGCSTGGARRKEECECTDGRLRIPHDVIDDEKPIH; translated from the exons atgtcTTCAATTTGCTCGGAGTTTCAGGactgtgaagaagaaaaaacgtgTTCGCCTGGTAATCCATTAAAAGAGGAGAAAAAGCTGTGTGCACCTCTCAGACGTCTCTACAACCTCAACAAGAGAAAG TCATTCGCTGCTTTTGTGTCATCCAAGCGGGAACCGGGTCCAGAAGCAGGCGGGAGTCCATCTTGGCGGTGCTGTGGACTTACTTTCACAGAGCACGCCACAGTACACCGGCACGTTGCCAGGATGCACGCCGGTGAAATCCAGCGGGTTGCGTGGGCCCATTACGAGCGAACGCTTAGCCAAAGCCGGCAGGGAGAGGAAGATGATGTCAAACCGAGCGATGAAAGCTTATGTGTGAACATCTCTGCTTGGATGCCAGATATTAGTCATATCCCAGAGGAGCAACTTGAGAG AGGACCTGGCAAAGTTCTACTGTACTATCACTACTGCCACGTGGAGGAGCCGCACGTCGTCTGCGCTTGGCAGAGAGCTTTGTGCCAGCGTCTCCGCCTAACCGGCAAG GTGAGAGTGGGTACAGAGGGCATCAACGGAACCGTTGGTGGGACCCGCGTCGCCACTGAGGTCTACGTGGATGCCATGTGCTCGCATCCGCAtttccacatggtaaaaaaggaTTTTAAG ACAAGCGACGGCGGTTCTGAGTGTTTTACCGAGCTGAAGGTGGGGGTCTTCAAGGAAATTGTCCCAATGGGATTGGACCCCAATGTTCTCTCCTATCGACTCGCAG GAGTTCATCTAGAGCCGGAGGAATTTCACAAAAAGGTAGAAGCTCTGATGGCTGAGGGCGATGAGCACAGTGACACCGTCCTGCTGGACTGCCGTAATTTTTACGAGAGTAAAATT GGTCAGTTCTCGGGATGTCTGGCTCCAGACATCCGCAAGTTCAGCTACTTCCCAGACTACGTGGACCAGAACTTGGAGCTCTTCCGAGACAAGAAGGTGCTCATGTACTGCACTGGGGGAATTCGCTGTGAGAGAGGATCCACTTACCTCTGCTCCAAA AAAGTATGTAAAGAAGTTTACCAGCTAAAAGGTGGAATCCACAAATACCTGGAACGCTTCCCGGACGGCTTCTACCGCGGGAAGCTCTTCGTTTTTGACGAGCGCTACGCCATCTCCACCAACAACGACGTCATCGCGG TTTGCAGGTACTGCGGACGACCTTGGGACCGTTACCAGCTGTGCACCACGCGCTTCTGCCGCCAGCTTGTCCTCTCCTGCACCGCCTGCCGCTCGGAGGGGCGTAGCGCCTGCTGCCTCGGCTGCTCGACTGGCGGCGCGCGGCGTAAAGAAGAGTGCGAGTGCACGGATGGACGTCTCAGGATCCCTCATGATGTCATTGATGACGAAAAGCCCATTCATTAG